The following coding sequences lie in one Alloacidobacterium dinghuense genomic window:
- a CDS encoding LysR family transcriptional regulator: MDADDLRIVDAVARIGSMNRAAAELNMVQSNVTSRIRLLEEELGVQLFVRHSRGVEPSEAGRRLLPYVEQILALFQQAITAVKEDGTPKGKLRIGTTETIAGLRLPTLVVQYAQEYPRVELAIVTGTTTSLINQVAEHELEGAFVAGPIHHQELREEPLFLEELVLVSPLFVRNFNDLAKFPNLKVIVFQQGCSYRQRLVSILDGLGIHYMVMEFASLDAIITCITAGVGITLLPKMLVDRLWIDQSVTVHELPVDQAQVETVFVRRHDRYPTSALNAFLRMSRQISNIATLDRQLEAID, translated from the coding sequence ATGGACGCAGATGACTTGAGGATTGTGGACGCCGTGGCAAGAATCGGCAGCATGAACCGGGCGGCGGCTGAACTGAACATGGTGCAATCAAATGTCACCTCCCGCATTCGCCTCCTGGAGGAAGAGCTCGGCGTTCAACTATTCGTCAGGCACAGCCGTGGCGTGGAACCGAGTGAAGCTGGTCGACGCCTCCTTCCCTACGTGGAGCAGATACTTGCGCTCTTCCAGCAAGCCATCACGGCGGTCAAGGAGGATGGAACTCCAAAGGGCAAACTGCGTATCGGAACGACGGAAACGATAGCTGGACTGCGACTGCCCACTCTCGTAGTTCAATATGCGCAAGAATATCCGAGAGTCGAGTTAGCGATCGTGACGGGTACTACGACATCTCTGATCAATCAGGTAGCGGAACACGAGTTAGAGGGTGCCTTTGTGGCAGGGCCTATTCATCATCAAGAACTGAGAGAGGAGCCTCTATTCCTCGAAGAACTTGTTCTTGTAAGCCCTTTATTCGTACGAAACTTCAATGACCTCGCCAAATTTCCAAATCTCAAAGTAATCGTTTTTCAACAGGGTTGTTCTTACCGTCAAAGGCTCGTCTCTATCCTCGATGGGCTAGGTATTCATTACATGGTGATGGAATTTGCATCTCTCGATGCAATTATCACCTGCATCACTGCGGGCGTAGGTATAACCTTGCTACCGAAGATGCTGGTGGACAGACTCTGGATAGATCAGTCCGTCACAGTGCATGAGCTCCCAGTGGATCAGGCGCAGGTAGAGACTGTATTTGTTAGACGGCATGATCGTTATCCGACGAGCGCACTCAACGCCTTCTTGAGAATGAGTCGTCAGATCTCGAACATTGCTACCCTCGATCGACAACTGGAAGCTATCGACTAG
- a CDS encoding RidA family protein translates to MVSPSIPQPASAEHRLQDLGIVLPNAPHPLGAYVEAVQSGGLLFLSGMLPVKDGKPQFVGRLGKEIDANAGRDALRTATLNALSAAKEYLGSLDRVTRVIGVRVFLATSGEADVKQPFVADAASELLRDVFGEEKISVRSVLGVTSLPLGLPVMLEVTFEVNN, encoded by the coding sequence ATGGTAAGCCCGAGCATTCCGCAGCCGGCCAGCGCGGAGCACCGGCTGCAGGACCTCGGGATCGTTCTCCCCAACGCTCCCCACCCGCTTGGCGCATACGTCGAGGCAGTCCAGTCAGGCGGCCTGCTTTTCCTGAGTGGAATGCTGCCGGTCAAGGATGGCAAGCCTCAATTCGTTGGGCGCCTGGGCAAGGAGATCGATGCGAATGCTGGCCGTGATGCTCTGCGAACCGCGACCCTGAATGCTCTATCCGCTGCGAAGGAATATCTGGGATCTCTGGATCGCGTGACGCGGGTCATTGGCGTGAGAGTCTTCCTGGCCACATCTGGAGAAGCGGATGTTAAGCAGCCCTTCGTCGCGGATGCAGCATCGGAACTTCTTCGAGATGTGTTTGGAGAGGAAAAGATATCCGTGCGGTCCGTCCTAGGAGTAACCAGCCTGCCTCTGGGCCTGCCAGTTATGCTTGAGGTAACGTTCGAAGTCAACAACTAA
- a CDS encoding response regulator encodes MHEPPSDHIYATDKPLRKPNESSWEEADSSDTHPRRPKVLVVDDQKLIADTLSEILDLEGFHVLTAYDGWTALETAGRFRPDYLLSDVLMPQMNGVELAITVRKMNPAARILLFSGQTGISEILLEGQRQGFEFELIAKPIHPVQLIELLKKKD; translated from the coding sequence ATGCATGAACCGCCATCCGACCACATATACGCGACGGACAAGCCACTGCGGAAACCGAACGAGTCTTCGTGGGAAGAGGCTGATTCAAGTGATACTCACCCGCGTCGGCCGAAGGTGTTGGTCGTCGACGACCAAAAGCTGATTGCGGACACCCTCAGCGAAATCCTGGACTTGGAGGGTTTTCATGTGCTGACGGCCTACGATGGCTGGACGGCGCTGGAAACAGCGGGTCGGTTTCGGCCGGATTACCTGCTCTCCGATGTGTTGATGCCGCAGATGAATGGAGTTGAACTTGCAATTACGGTTCGAAAGATGAATCCCGCAGCGAGAATCCTGCTCTTTTCCGGCCAGACGGGAATCTCAGAGATCCTGCTTGAAGGTCAACGACAGGGATTTGAGTTCGAGCTGATTGCCAAGCCCATCCACCCCGTGCAGTTGATCGAGCTACTCAAGAAGAAGGACTGA
- a CDS encoding GlxA family transcriptional regulator: MPEYVIVPAIACKTADTLKAALARPDVRDAAKAFRKWANDGAKLSAACAGTFVLAESGLLNQQPATTTWWLAPIFRERYPQVLLDESDMVVKSGNVVTAGAALGHIDLALWLIRSVSPELASLTARYLIIDSRPSQTAYALSDHLIHSDPVVQLFERWARARLARGFSLDSAAKTVGASKRTLTRRLQSVLEKSPMSYFQSLRVERAVHLLKTSKASVEEVAAKVGYKDGGTLRLLLRRRLNLGVKEIRRAS; the protein is encoded by the coding sequence GTGCCTGAATACGTTATTGTCCCGGCGATCGCCTGCAAGACAGCCGATACTCTGAAAGCAGCTCTTGCGAGGCCCGACGTCCGCGATGCTGCGAAGGCGTTTCGAAAGTGGGCGAACGACGGAGCAAAGTTGAGCGCTGCTTGTGCCGGAACCTTTGTGCTCGCTGAGTCTGGTCTGCTCAACCAGCAGCCCGCAACCACCACCTGGTGGCTGGCGCCAATTTTTCGCGAACGATACCCTCAGGTATTGCTGGACGAATCGGACATGGTGGTCAAGTCCGGAAACGTTGTGACTGCCGGAGCTGCTCTGGGCCATATCGACCTTGCCTTATGGCTGATTCGAAGTGTCAGCCCCGAGCTTGCGTCGCTCACCGCAAGATATCTCATTATCGATTCCAGACCTTCCCAGACTGCGTATGCTCTCTCTGATCACCTAATCCACTCCGACCCGGTTGTACAGCTCTTCGAACGCTGGGCGCGTGCCAGGCTCGCACGTGGATTTTCCCTCGACAGTGCTGCGAAGACCGTAGGCGCAAGCAAAAGGACGCTTACCCGGCGCCTACAGAGCGTCCTTGAGAAATCTCCGATGTCGTATTTCCAAAGCCTACGCGTTGAACGGGCGGTGCATCTATTGAAGACCAGCAAGGCAAGTGTCGAAGAGGTTGCCGCAAAAGTCGGGTACAAGGACGGTGGAACGTTGCGACTCCTTCTGCGACGGCGGCTCAATCTCGGAGTGAAGGAGATAAGAAGAGCTTCCTGA
- a CDS encoding SDR family NAD(P)-dependent oxidoreductase — MANTQKTLIVTGASQGIGAAVVRSFLERGYNVVGTSRNATKSVELKASDKLILVDGDIGQAATAQKVVDAAVQKFGSINAVVNNAGIFSAKPFTDYSADDFRALVSTNLEGYIYITQLAVKQMLAQKSGGSVVSITTSLVKNPIGGIPASVPMITKGGLEAITRSLASEYAKEQIRFNAVAPGIVDTPLHKDNPKDFLKTLSPMGTISTAEDIASAVIYLTESRQITGEVLHVDGGAHNGKW; from the coding sequence ATGGCAAACACTCAAAAGACGCTAATCGTGACAGGCGCCTCTCAGGGAATCGGCGCCGCAGTAGTAAGGTCGTTCCTTGAACGTGGCTATAACGTAGTCGGCACATCTCGCAATGCGACAAAGTCGGTAGAGTTGAAGGCTTCCGACAAGCTTATATTGGTGGACGGAGACATCGGCCAAGCGGCTACTGCACAGAAGGTGGTCGATGCTGCTGTTCAGAAGTTTGGCTCGATTAATGCGGTTGTCAACAACGCAGGCATCTTTTCGGCTAAGCCTTTCACTGATTACAGCGCTGATGATTTCCGTGCACTCGTCTCTACGAATCTCGAAGGCTACATCTACATCACCCAGCTCGCGGTCAAGCAGATGCTCGCACAAAAGTCGGGCGGAAGCGTCGTGAGCATCACGACATCGCTGGTCAAAAATCCCATCGGTGGCATACCGGCGTCCGTGCCGATGATCACGAAGGGCGGTCTTGAAGCCATCACACGCAGCCTGGCCTCGGAGTATGCGAAGGAACAGATCCGCTTCAATGCGGTCGCGCCCGGAATCGTTGACACTCCTCTTCACAAAGACAACCCGAAGGACTTCCTGAAGACTTTGTCGCCGATGGGCACGATCTCCACTGCGGAGGACATCGCAAGCGCGGTGATCTATCTTACCGAATCGCGCCAGATCACCGGGGAGGTGCTGCACGTGGACGGCGGTGCGCACAACGGCAAATGGTAA
- a CDS encoding PAS domain-containing sensor histidine kinase, producing MESRALQFGNSATARDRRRDAQQPILDPRFHLAAIVSSSDDPIISKDLNGTITSWNEAAVRLFGYEPEEMVGQSILRLIPPELHNEEADILSKVRAGERIDHYETTRVKKSGEKFPVSVTISPVRDETGRVIGASKIAHDISDRKKLEEIRSRLAAIVNSADDAIISKDLKGVVKTWNAGACQMFGYTAEEMIGQPVLRLIPKDLQYEEDEILQKLRAGERIDHYETTRQKKSGETFEVSVTISPICDETGRVIGASKIARDISDRKRIERLLVQSEKLAATGRMASAIAHEINNPLESLMNLIYLARQNSPAEGKAYKLLMTAEGELERVSHIARQTLGYYRDTNSPVDLHLHDLVENVLTVYNSKLISSGISVDRRFNDLQKIAVSKGEMIQVISNIIANSIDAMRDGGVLHISTRKVISSAGDGIQIVIRDSGTGISAENLARIFEPFFTTKGELGTGIGLWVAKQLVERRGGQISVASSTEKGSSGTSVTIFLPFVIPPRALS from the coding sequence CGATTATCAGCAAGGACTTGAATGGGACAATCACTAGCTGGAACGAAGCAGCCGTCCGCCTCTTCGGCTACGAACCAGAGGAGATGGTTGGCCAGTCCATTCTGCGGCTCATTCCCCCGGAACTGCACAATGAAGAGGCAGATATTCTGAGTAAGGTGCGGGCGGGCGAACGGATCGATCACTACGAAACTACGAGAGTGAAGAAGAGTGGCGAAAAGTTCCCCGTATCGGTAACGATCTCACCCGTTAGGGACGAAACCGGGCGCGTGATCGGGGCCTCGAAGATTGCTCACGACATTTCGGATCGCAAGAAGCTGGAAGAGATCCGATCCAGGCTTGCGGCCATTGTTAATTCCGCCGATGACGCCATTATCAGTAAAGATCTGAAGGGCGTTGTGAAAACTTGGAATGCAGGGGCATGCCAGATGTTTGGCTATACCGCTGAGGAGATGATCGGCCAACCTGTCCTGCGGCTGATACCGAAAGATCTTCAATACGAGGAAGATGAGATCCTGCAAAAGCTGCGGGCGGGAGAGCGTATCGATCACTACGAGACCACGCGTCAAAAAAAGAGCGGTGAGACATTTGAGGTTTCCGTAACCATCTCTCCCATCTGCGATGAAACGGGCCGTGTGATCGGGGCCTCGAAAATCGCGCGCGATATCTCCGACCGCAAGCGCATCGAGCGGCTGCTGGTCCAGTCTGAGAAGTTGGCTGCCACGGGCCGGATGGCGAGTGCAATCGCTCATGAGATTAACAATCCTCTTGAATCGCTGATGAACCTGATCTACCTGGCCCGGCAAAACAGCCCTGCAGAAGGGAAGGCGTACAAGCTGCTGATGACGGCAGAGGGCGAGCTGGAACGCGTCTCTCATATTGCAAGGCAAACGCTGGGCTACTATCGGGATACAAATTCGCCGGTCGATCTCCACCTGCATGATCTGGTTGAGAATGTGCTGACGGTTTACAACTCGAAGTTGATCAGCTCGGGTATTTCAGTGGATCGCCGTTTCAATGACCTGCAGAAAATAGCCGTGAGCAAGGGTGAAATGATCCAGGTCATTTCCAACATCATTGCCAACTCCATCGATGCAATGCGCGATGGAGGAGTTCTCCATATCTCAACCCGGAAGGTGATCAGCTCTGCCGGTGACGGGATTCAGATCGTGATCCGAGACAGCGGAACAGGCATCAGCGCGGAGAACCTCGCAAGGATTTTTGAACCATTCTTCACGACGAAGGGCGAGCTGGGAACAGGCATTGGTCTCTGGGTCGCAAAACAGCTCGTCGAACGGCGCGGAGGCCAGATTTCTGTTGCAAGCAGCACTGAGAAGGGCAGCAGCGGCACCTCCGTCACCATCTTCCTCCCCTTTGTGATTCCCCCTCGTGCACTAAGTTGA